From Apium graveolens cultivar Ventura chromosome 9, ASM990537v1, whole genome shotgun sequence, the proteins below share one genomic window:
- the LOC141684447 gene encoding phosphoenolpyruvate carboxylase kinase 2-like isoform X1, which yields MCESLNRDYQICEEIGRGRFAVVYRCFSALSGDSFACKSIDKRLLFDSTDLECIQKEPKINQFLSGNPNILQIHNIYEDDNYLHLIFDLCESPTLFDRISVNNKLSEAQANAYFKDLMTAIAYCHRLGIAHRDIKPENVLFDSRDRLKLADFGSAEWFKFGGNEMMSGIVGTPYYVAPEILSGEEYDEKVDVWSCGVILYIMLSGVPPFYGDSAVETFEKVVRGNLRFPTRLFRSVSPEAKDLLRKMLCKDPCTRPSANQLLRHPWVMNGGESENEMN from the exons ATGTGTGAAAGCCTCAACAGAGACTACCAAATCTGTGAAGAGATCGGCCGTGGACGATTCGCCGTCGTTTACCGGTGTTTCTCCGCCTTGTCCGGTGACTCTTTCGCTTGTAAATCCATCGATAAACGCCTCCTTTTCGATTCCACCGACCTCGAGTGCATCCAAAAAGAGCCCAAAATCAACCAGTTTCTATCCGGAAACCCTAACATTCTTCAAATCCATAACATCTACGAAGACGATAACTACCTTCACCTCATCTTCGATCTCTGTGAATCACCTACTCTTTTTGATCGCATCTCCGTGAATAATAAGCTATCGGAGGCTCAGGCGAATGCGTATTTCAAGGATCTGATGACAGCGATTGCGTATTGTCACCGATTAGGAATAGCGCACAGGGATATTAAGCCGGAAAACGTGTTGTTTGATTCCAGGGACAGGCTTAAGCTGGCTGATTTTGGATCCGcggagtggtttaaatttggggGAAATGAGATGATGAGTGGAATAGTAGGGACGCCTTATTATGTAGCTCCCGAGATTTTATCGGGGGAGGAATATGATGAGAAGGTTGATGTATGGAGTTGTGGTGTTATTTTGTATATAATGTTAAGTGGTGTTCCTCCGTTTTACGGTGATTCGGCGGTAGAGACTTTTGAGAAGGTTGTGAGGGGGAATCTGAGGTTTCCTACTAGGCTTTTTCGATCCGTGTCCCCGGAGGCTAAAGATTTGTTGAGGAAGATGTTGTGCAAGGATCCTTGTACAAGACCTTCTGCGAATCAACTTCTCC GACATCCGTGGGTGATGAATGGAGGTGAATCTGAGAATGAGATGAACTAA
- the LOC141684447 gene encoding phosphoenolpyruvate carboxylase kinase 2-like isoform X2: MCESLNRDYQICEEIGRGRFAVVYRCFSALSGDSFACKSIDKRLLFDSTDLECIQKEPKINQFLSGNPNILQIHNIYEDDNYLHLIFDLCESPTLFDRISVNNKLSEAQANAYFKDLMTAIAYCHRLGIAHRDIKPENVLFDSRDRLKLADFGSAEWFKFGGNEMMSGIVGTPYYVAPEILSGEEYDEKVDVWSCGVILYIMLSGVPPFYGDSAVETFEKVVRGNLRFPTRLFRSVSPEAKDLLRKMLCKDPCTRPSANQLLRNNRE, encoded by the exons ATGTGTGAAAGCCTCAACAGAGACTACCAAATCTGTGAAGAGATCGGCCGTGGACGATTCGCCGTCGTTTACCGGTGTTTCTCCGCCTTGTCCGGTGACTCTTTCGCTTGTAAATCCATCGATAAACGCCTCCTTTTCGATTCCACCGACCTCGAGTGCATCCAAAAAGAGCCCAAAATCAACCAGTTTCTATCCGGAAACCCTAACATTCTTCAAATCCATAACATCTACGAAGACGATAACTACCTTCACCTCATCTTCGATCTCTGTGAATCACCTACTCTTTTTGATCGCATCTCCGTGAATAATAAGCTATCGGAGGCTCAGGCGAATGCGTATTTCAAGGATCTGATGACAGCGATTGCGTATTGTCACCGATTAGGAATAGCGCACAGGGATATTAAGCCGGAAAACGTGTTGTTTGATTCCAGGGACAGGCTTAAGCTGGCTGATTTTGGATCCGcggagtggtttaaatttggggGAAATGAGATGATGAGTGGAATAGTAGGGACGCCTTATTATGTAGCTCCCGAGATTTTATCGGGGGAGGAATATGATGAGAAGGTTGATGTATGGAGTTGTGGTGTTATTTTGTATATAATGTTAAGTGGTGTTCCTCCGTTTTACGGTGATTCGGCGGTAGAGACTTTTGAGAAGGTTGTGAGGGGGAATCTGAGGTTTCCTACTAGGCTTTTTCGATCCGTGTCCCCGGAGGCTAAAGATTTGTTGAGGAAGATGTTGTGCAAGGATCCTTGTACAAGACCTTCTGCGAATCAACTTCTCC GTAATAACCGTGAGTGA